The following are encoded together in the Vigna angularis cultivar LongXiaoDou No.4 chromosome 9, ASM1680809v1, whole genome shotgun sequence genome:
- the LOC108319312 gene encoding transcription factor MYB1 encodes MGRSPCCSKEGLNKGAWTALEDKILTEYINVHGEGKWRHLPKRAGLKRCGKSCRLRWLNYLRPGIKRGNITNDEEELIIRLHNLLGNRWSLIAGRLPGRTDNEIKNYWNTNIGRKLQNGTPGYSITNGGARNTLNTVQHDQNLKNQEWQYDKGSCLVQTKATRWSKVTVSDEISHHNDEDNKSNVGDHSKMKAFLVSPSSESKNDPVLNFMENLEMDGSFFSELLKMDFPESSCQGNKILEDNDNPSSVEKGYLSPKSSCETTHFSWGDSLYDPNFEFLPVTTFTETGFDWL; translated from the exons ATGGGAAGAAGTCCTTGTTGTTCTAAAGAAGGTTTGAACAAAGGAGCATGGACAGCTCTGGAAGATAAAATTCTCACGGAATACATTAACGTCCATGGCGAAGGAAAATGGAGACACTTGCCCAAAAGAGCAG GTCTTAAGAGATGCGGGAAAAGTTGCAGACTGAGATGGTTGAATTATCTAAGACCTGGCATTAAGAGAGGCAACATTACTAATGATGAAGAGGAGCTAATTATCAGGCTTCACAATCTTCTAGGAAACAG GTGGTCCTTGATTGCTGGACGGCTTCCAGGACGAACAGACAATGAAATCAAGAATTATTGGAACACCAACATTGGAAGGAAACTTCAGAATGGCACCCCAGGATACTCCATTACAAATGGTGGTGCACGAAACACTTTAAACACGGTTCAGCATGATCAAAATTTGAAGAACCAAGAATGGCAATACGATAAAGGTTCGTGTCTTGTACAGACTAAAGCAACAAGGTGGAGTAAGGTCACAGTCAGTGACGAAATTAGTCACCATAATGATGAAGACAATAAGAGCAATGTCGGTGATCATAGCAAAATGAAGGCATTTCTGGTGTCTCCGTCTTCAGAGAGTAAGAATGATCCAGTTTTGAATTTCATGGAAAATCTTGAAATGGATGGCAGTTTCTTCTCGGAGCTACTCAAGATGGATTTTCCTGAATCATCTTGTCAAGGAAACAAGATACTTGAAGATAATGATAACCCTAGTTCGGTTGAGAAAGGGTATTTATCTCCAAAATCATCCTGTGAAACCACTCACTTTTCTTGGGGTGATTCACTGTATGACCCGAATTTTGAATTTCTACCAGTGACAACTTTTACAGAGACCGGATTTGATTGGCTATGA